One window of Pseudomonas urmiensis genomic DNA carries:
- the rbsK gene encoding ribokinase produces the protein MDAKVVVVGSLNMDLVARATRLPRGGETLAGDSFFTVPGGKGANQAVAVARLGGSVAMIGNVGDDAYGQQLRQALQVEGVDCQAVSVCDGVSSGVALIVVDASSQNAIVIIPGGNGLLSAEAVQRFDALLQAAEIVICQLEVPLETVGWTLARARELGKTVILNPAPASEPLPAQWFAHIDYLTPNESEAEALTGLPVTDQDSARRAAEQLLKLGAGKVIVTLGAQGALFVSANGSQHFPAPHVEPLDTTAAGDTFIGGFAAGLSQGMGEGEAIAFGQRAAALSVTRAGAQPSIPYVRELQP, from the coding sequence ATGGATGCCAAGGTAGTAGTGGTCGGCAGCCTCAACATGGACCTGGTGGCCCGCGCCACGCGTTTGCCGCGCGGTGGTGAGACGCTGGCCGGCGACAGTTTCTTCACTGTTCCGGGAGGCAAGGGTGCCAATCAGGCGGTGGCGGTTGCACGCCTGGGTGGCAGCGTAGCGATGATCGGCAACGTCGGCGATGACGCCTACGGCCAGCAGTTGCGCCAGGCGCTACAGGTCGAAGGTGTTGACTGCCAGGCTGTGAGCGTGTGCGACGGCGTGTCCAGTGGGGTGGCGTTGATCGTGGTGGATGCCTCGAGCCAAAACGCCATTGTCATCATTCCCGGCGGCAATGGGTTGCTCAGCGCTGAGGCGGTGCAGCGTTTCGACGCCTTGTTGCAGGCTGCCGAGATCGTCATCTGTCAGCTTGAGGTGCCGCTGGAGACGGTAGGTTGGACCCTGGCCCGCGCCCGCGAGCTGGGCAAGACCGTCATTCTCAATCCTGCGCCGGCTAGCGAGCCGCTGCCGGCGCAGTGGTTTGCCCATATTGACTACCTCACCCCCAATGAAAGCGAGGCCGAGGCCCTGACTGGCCTGCCCGTGACGGACCAGGACAGCGCCCGTCGCGCGGCTGAGCAGTTGCTGAAGCTGGGCGCGGGCAAAGTGATCGTCACTCTCGGTGCTCAAGGTGCCTTGTTCGTCAGTGCCAACGGCAGCCAGCACTTCCCGGCGCCGCACGTCGAACCGCTGGACACCACTGCGGCCGGGGACACCTTCATTGGTGGTTTTGCGGCAGGGCTGTCGCAGGGGATGGGGGAGGGTGAGGCGATTGCTTTTGGTCAGCGCGCCGCGGCGTTGTCGGTCACCCGAGCGGGCGCCCAGCCGTCTATTCCTTACGTCAGGGAGTTGCAGCCGTGA
- a CDS encoding ABC transporter permease, which yields MKTTPLQNSGAAPARRTATYFGLGTYLGLAGALAAMIVLFSLLSSHFLSYATFSTLANQIPDLMVLAVGMTFVLIIGGIDLSVGSVLALAASAVSVAILGWGWSVLPAALLGMAVAALAGSVTGSITVAWRIPSFIVSLGVLEMARGLAYQFTDSRTAYIGDAFAWFSNPIAFGISPAFIIALVVIIVAQLVLTRTVFGRYLIGIGTNEEAVRLAGIDPRPYKILVFTLMGLLAGLAALFQISRLEAADPNAGSGLELQVIAAVVIGGTSLMGGRGSVISTFFGVLIISVLAAGLAQIGASEPTKRIITGAVIVIAVVLDTYRSRRASRRN from the coding sequence ATGAAGACCACCCCCCTGCAAAACTCAGGTGCCGCTCCCGCGCGCCGTACTGCTACCTACTTTGGCCTGGGCACCTACCTCGGGCTGGCTGGCGCCTTGGCGGCAATGATCGTGCTGTTCTCGCTGTTGAGCAGCCATTTCTTGTCTTACGCGACCTTCAGTACCTTGGCCAACCAGATCCCCGACCTGATGGTGCTGGCAGTAGGGATGACGTTCGTACTGATCATCGGCGGCATCGATTTGTCGGTGGGCTCGGTATTGGCCCTGGCGGCCTCGGCGGTGAGCGTGGCGATCCTCGGCTGGGGCTGGAGTGTACTGCCTGCGGCGTTGCTCGGCATGGCAGTGGCGGCACTGGCCGGTAGCGTCACTGGCAGTATCACCGTGGCGTGGCGCATCCCCTCATTCATCGTCTCGCTGGGCGTACTGGAGATGGCACGTGGCTTGGCCTACCAGTTTACCGATTCGCGTACCGCTTACATCGGTGACGCTTTCGCCTGGTTCTCCAACCCCATCGCCTTTGGCATTTCGCCGGCGTTCATCATCGCCTTGGTGGTGATCATCGTTGCCCAGCTGGTGCTGACCCGCACAGTGTTTGGTCGCTACTTGATCGGCATTGGCACCAATGAAGAAGCCGTGCGCCTGGCAGGCATCGACCCGCGGCCATACAAGATCCTGGTCTTCACCCTGATGGGCCTGCTGGCTGGCCTGGCCGCGCTGTTTCAGATATCGCGCCTGGAGGCGGCCGACCCCAATGCGGGTTCTGGCCTTGAGCTGCAGGTGATCGCCGCCGTGGTGATCGGCGGTACCAGTCTGATGGGCGGGCGTGGCTCGGTCATCAGTACCTTCTTCGGCGTGCTGATCATCTCCGTGCTGGCCGCAGGCCTTGCGCAGATTGGCGCTTCGGAACCTACCAAACGCATCATCACCGGGGCGGTCATCGTCATCGCCGTGGTGCTCGACACTTATCGCAGCCGGCGCGCGAGCCGGCGGAACTGA
- a CDS encoding LacI family DNA-binding transcriptional regulator, with the protein MATIKDVAALAGISYTTVSHVLNKTRPVSEQVRLKVEAAIVELDYVPSAVARSLKARSTATIGLLVPNSVNPYFAELARGIEDGCERNGYCVILCNSDDNPQKQRSYLRVLLEKRIDGLVVASVGEDSDLLHSLSGVRTPMVIVDRALEGVDADLVRIDHEQGAYLATRHLLELGHRDIACIGGPAETGVSQLRLAGYRRAMAEADAPIAADRVLHCDFTSPGGHAAAARLLDGPRPTAIFAGNDMIGFGVLRAAAERNINVPGELSVIGFDDIELSRYVYPPLTTVGQSIRELGESAAELLLSRIATPRRESAQAEQRIVAPRIVMRESTGPRPDLFNDYR; encoded by the coding sequence ATGGCAACCATCAAAGATGTCGCGGCACTGGCGGGTATCTCCTACACCACCGTGTCGCATGTACTGAACAAGACCCGTCCGGTCAGCGAGCAGGTGCGTCTCAAAGTCGAGGCGGCTATCGTCGAGCTGGATTACGTGCCCAGTGCCGTCGCCCGCTCGCTGAAAGCTCGTAGCACCGCCACCATTGGCTTGCTCGTGCCTAATAGCGTCAACCCGTACTTTGCCGAATTGGCCCGGGGTATCGAGGATGGCTGCGAACGCAATGGCTATTGCGTGATTCTGTGTAACTCCGACGACAACCCGCAGAAGCAACGCAGCTACCTGCGGGTGTTGCTGGAAAAGCGCATCGATGGCTTGGTGGTGGCGTCGGTGGGCGAGGACAGCGATCTGCTGCACAGCCTGTCTGGGGTGCGCACTCCGATGGTCATCGTCGACCGCGCGTTGGAGGGGGTGGATGCTGATCTGGTGCGCATCGACCATGAGCAGGGCGCCTACCTTGCCACGCGCCATCTGTTGGAATTGGGCCATCGCGATATCGCCTGTATCGGTGGCCCTGCCGAGACCGGCGTCAGCCAGTTGCGTCTGGCCGGTTATCGTCGGGCGATGGCTGAGGCCGATGCGCCGATCGCTGCAGACCGTGTGCTGCACTGCGATTTCACCAGTCCTGGCGGGCATGCGGCCGCCGCGCGCTTGCTCGACGGCCCGCGCCCCACGGCGATTTTCGCGGGCAATGACATGATCGGCTTTGGCGTGCTGCGCGCAGCGGCCGAGCGCAACATCAATGTGCCTGGTGAGTTGTCGGTGATCGGCTTCGACGATATCGAGCTTAGCCGTTACGTCTATCCGCCGCTGACCACCGTTGGCCAATCGATCCGAGAGCTGGGTGAAAGCGCGGCCGAGCTGCTGCTCTCGCGGATCGCTACGCCCCGGCGCGAGTCGGCGCAAGCCGAGCAGCGGATCGTCGCGCCGCGCATCGTCATGCGTGAGTCCACCGGGCCGCGCCCAGACTTGTTCAATGATTACCGTTAA